A region of Elusimicrobiota bacterium DNA encodes the following proteins:
- a CDS encoding acyl-CoA dehydrogenase family protein, translating into MSYIYELTEQQKEIQDLAWQIALRDIKPVRESFDEQEKFPWDVVKKMAAADLYSVYLPEAYGGMGGGLKEQVLVIEQLSRACGGIALAFAASGLGVLPILLLGNPEQRARFIPDLASGKKLAAFSITEANAGSDATATECTAKLDGDHYVLNGSKIFVSNGEVAETYVVFATTNRSRGARGVTAFVVEKGTPGFGFGKKEHKMGIRANPTYQIDFVNCRVPVKNRLYKEGYGLFTAQTTFDCSRPGVAAQALGIAQGALDETVAYIRQRRQFGQPISSFQAIQHMMANCATQIEMSRALLYTTANAMDKYMLPVYKKAIDENAIVYDVLQAGDGKRWTKESAMCKLSCSDTAMFVTNECVQMCGGIGYMRDFPVEKYMRDAKITQIYEGTNQIQRNEIAAMMIKEAASATKPEAVAA; encoded by the coding sequence ATGAGCTACATCTACGAATTGACCGAGCAGCAGAAGGAGATCCAGGATTTGGCGTGGCAGATCGCGCTCCGCGACATCAAGCCGGTCCGCGAGTCGTTCGATGAGCAGGAGAAGTTCCCCTGGGACGTGGTCAAGAAGATGGCCGCGGCCGACCTGTACTCGGTCTACCTGCCCGAGGCGTACGGCGGCATGGGCGGCGGCCTGAAGGAGCAGGTGCTCGTCATCGAGCAGCTCTCCCGCGCGTGCGGCGGCATCGCCCTCGCCTTCGCGGCCTCCGGCCTCGGCGTGCTCCCGATCCTGCTGCTGGGCAACCCCGAGCAGCGCGCCCGCTTCATCCCCGACCTCGCGTCCGGCAAGAAGCTCGCCGCCTTCTCCATCACCGAGGCCAACGCCGGCTCCGACGCGACGGCGACGGAGTGCACGGCGAAGCTCGACGGCGACCACTACGTCTTGAACGGCTCGAAGATCTTCGTCTCCAACGGCGAGGTCGCCGAGACCTACGTCGTCTTCGCGACCACCAACCGCTCCCGCGGCGCCCGCGGCGTCACCGCCTTCGTCGTCGAGAAAGGCACGCCGGGCTTCGGCTTCGGCAAGAAGGAGCACAAGATGGGCATCCGGGCCAACCCGACCTATCAGATCGACTTCGTCAACTGCCGCGTCCCGGTGAAGAACCGCCTGTACAAGGAAGGCTACGGCCTGTTCACGGCGCAGACCACCTTCGACTGCTCGCGCCCCGGCGTGGCGGCGCAGGCCCTCGGCATCGCGCAGGGCGCGCTCGACGAGACGGTGGCCTACATCCGCCAGCGCCGCCAGTTCGGCCAGCCGATCTCGAGCTTCCAGGCGATCCAGCACATGATGGCCAACTGCGCCACGCAGATCGAGATGAGCCGCGCGCTGCTGTACACCACGGCGAACGCGATGGACAAGTACATGCTCCCCGTCTACAAGAAGGCGATCGACGAGAACGCGATCGTCTACGACGTCCTGCAGGCCGGCGACGGCAAGCGCTGGACGAAGGAGTCGGCTATGTGCAAGCTCTCCTGCTCGGATACCGCGATGTTCGTCACCAACGAGTGCGTCCAGATGTGCGGCGGCATCGGGTATATGAGGGACTTCCCGGTGGAGAAGTACATGCGCGACGCGAAGATCACGCAGATCTACGAAGGCACCAACCAGATCCAGCGCAACGAGATCGCCGCGATGATGATCAAGGAAGCCGCCTCCGCGACGAAGCCGGAAGCCGTGGCCGCCTAA
- the rnc gene encoding ribonuclease III, with amino-acid sequence MPRPLEEVVGYRFKDAGLLKKALTHKSYASESGSGVYNERLEFLGDSVLASVVAHAVYEGYPDEPEGNLSKKKSLLVSRPSLALWGEELGIGAYLHLGVGEENTGGRTRQSLLANAVEALIGAIYLDGGYETAAKFIRKWYADRHGSLLETDHKSRLQELLQKRHKSPPTYETTSSTGPDHDKVFQISVRLGERELGRGAGKSKKEAEQAAASDALRKMDRGES; translated from the coding sequence ATGCCTCGACCTCTCGAAGAGGTCGTCGGGTACCGGTTCAAGGACGCCGGGCTGCTCAAGAAGGCGCTGACGCATAAGTCTTACGCCAGCGAGAGCGGGTCCGGGGTCTACAACGAGCGCTTGGAGTTCCTGGGCGACAGCGTGCTGGCTTCGGTCGTCGCGCACGCGGTCTACGAGGGCTATCCGGACGAGCCCGAGGGGAACCTCTCTAAGAAGAAGTCCCTGCTCGTCTCGAGGCCAAGCCTCGCCCTGTGGGGCGAGGAGCTGGGCATCGGAGCTTATCTCCACCTCGGCGTCGGCGAGGAGAACACCGGCGGACGCACGCGGCAAAGCCTTCTCGCGAACGCCGTCGAGGCCCTGATCGGGGCGATCTACCTCGACGGCGGCTACGAGACGGCGGCGAAGTTCATCCGCAAGTGGTACGCGGACCGGCACGGGAGCCTGCTCGAGACCGATCACAAGAGCCGGCTTCAGGAGCTCCTTCAGAAGCGGCACAAGTCGCCGCCGACGTACGAAACGACCTCGTCGACGGGCCCGGACCACGACAAGGTCTTCCAGATCTCGGTCCGGCTCGGCGAGCGAGAGCTCGGCCGGGGCGCCGGCAAGAGCAAGAAGGAAGCGGAGCAGGCCGCGGCAAGCGACGCGCTCCGGAAGATGGACAGGGGGGAGTCATGA
- the acpP gene encoding acyl carrier protein, producing MADANIADRVKQIIVEQLGVDAAEVTPTAHFVNDLGADSLDTVELVMALEEEFDTEIPDEQAEKIQTVGQAIDYISAHAKK from the coding sequence ATGGCTGATGCCAACATCGCGGACCGCGTGAAGCAGATCATCGTCGAGCAGCTCGGCGTGGACGCCGCTGAAGTGACCCCGACGGCTCATTTCGTCAACGACCTCGGCGCGGACTCGCTCGACACCGTCGAGCTCGTCATGGCGCTCGAGGAAGAGTTCGACACCGAGATCCCCGACGAGCAGGCCGAGAAGATCCAGACGGTCGGCCAGGCGATCGACTACATCTCGGCTCACGCCAAGAAGTAA
- a CDS encoding DUF177 domain-containing protein has protein sequence MSSDFKFPLTDVKENGRLAVNAKTPPETFPDALSEGALVGPVKLEGEILAVDDEAAFTGTAKGKWKFECTRCLKPVEQAWSTPIEVMVPIDGGPMDLTDEVRQSIALIQPMKILCKPDCKGLCEVCRKDRNVAECGHPEGGAGDGVPGGGFSNTRKPRLTPRPHKG, from the coding sequence ATGAGCTCGGATTTCAAGTTCCCGCTGACGGACGTGAAGGAGAACGGCCGCCTGGCCGTGAACGCCAAGACGCCGCCGGAGACCTTCCCCGACGCCCTGAGCGAAGGGGCCCTCGTGGGCCCGGTCAAGCTCGAAGGCGAGATCCTCGCCGTCGACGACGAGGCCGCGTTCACCGGCACCGCGAAGGGGAAATGGAAGTTCGAGTGCACGCGCTGCCTCAAGCCCGTCGAGCAGGCCTGGAGCACGCCGATCGAGGTGATGGTGCCCATCGACGGCGGCCCGATGGACCTCACCGACGAGGTGCGCCAGTCCATCGCCCTCATCCAGCCGATGAAGATCCTGTGCAAGCCCGACTGCAAGGGGCTGTGCGAGGTCTGCAGGAAGGACCGCAACGTGGCGGAATGCGGCCACCCCGAGGGCGGCGCCGGGGACGGCGTCCCGGGAGGGGGATTCTCCAATACGCGAAAGCCCCGATTGACCCCTCGCCCTCATAAAGGCTAA
- the plsX gene encoding phosphate acyltransferase PlsX, with the protein MRIALDAVGGDFGLPPNIEGAIQAANAFGVELLLTGPADKIRAELSARGIAEGDPRFEIVDAPSTVGMDEDPAAACRAKPGASIMIAAKMAAEGRAAGFVSAGNSGATMVAALFHFKRVPGVLRPAIACPIPTAKGVTVMLDAGANVDCKPWHLVQFAMMGSLLARHVYGIKEPTVGLLSIGEEEGKGNDLAKEAFPLLRGAGVNFYGCVEGRDVPAGKTDVVVCDGFVGNVLIKTMEGTAMAMMAQLKTELMASWAYRLPLLFLRGPFSRLKRKMSYDEYGGAPLVGVNGVAIVSHGSSNARAIANAIRVAAKIAEAGVPAALKEVVARTGAPEEKVTL; encoded by the coding sequence GTGAGGATAGCGCTCGACGCCGTCGGCGGCGACTTCGGACTGCCCCCCAACATCGAAGGGGCGATCCAGGCCGCGAACGCCTTCGGCGTCGAGCTGCTTCTCACGGGACCGGCCGACAAGATCCGCGCGGAGCTCTCCGCGCGCGGCATCGCCGAGGGCGACCCTCGGTTCGAGATCGTCGACGCTCCGTCGACGGTCGGCATGGACGAGGACCCCGCGGCGGCCTGCCGGGCCAAGCCCGGCGCGTCCATCATGATCGCCGCGAAGATGGCGGCCGAAGGACGCGCCGCCGGCTTCGTGTCGGCGGGCAACTCCGGCGCGACGATGGTCGCGGCCCTGTTCCATTTCAAGCGCGTGCCCGGCGTCCTGCGGCCCGCGATCGCGTGCCCCATCCCGACGGCGAAGGGCGTGACCGTCATGCTCGACGCCGGCGCCAACGTGGACTGCAAGCCCTGGCACCTCGTGCAGTTCGCGATGATGGGATCCCTGCTCGCCCGCCACGTCTACGGGATCAAGGAGCCCACCGTCGGCCTGCTGTCCATCGGCGAAGAGGAGGGGAAGGGCAACGATCTGGCCAAAGAGGCCTTTCCGTTGCTTAGAGGCGCTGGAGTGAACTTTTACGGCTGCGTCGAGGGACGGGACGTGCCCGCCGGCAAGACCGACGTCGTGGTCTGCGACGGGTTCGTCGGCAACGTCCTGATCAAGACGATGGAAGGCACCGCGATGGCCATGATGGCCCAGCTCAAGACCGAGCTGATGGCGTCCTGGGCCTACCGCCTGCCGCTGCTCTTCCTGCGCGGTCCGTTTTCGCGCCTGAAGCGGAAAATGAGCTACGATGAGTACGGCGGCGCGCCCCTGGTCGGAGTCAACGGCGTCGCCATCGTCAGCCACGGGTCGTCGAACGCGCGCGCGATCGCCAACGCGATCCGCGTCGCCGCCAAGATCGCCGAGGCCGGCGTGCCGGCAGCTTTGAAGGAGGTCGTGGCCCGGACGGGCGCGCCCGAGGAGAAAGTGACTCTATGA
- the rpmF gene encoding 50S ribosomal protein L32: protein MPNPKRKHTRSRRDSRRSANWKLEAVPLSKDKDGRWHRPHTISADGYYNGVLVRPPKTKKKGAQPEGGEEGKQ from the coding sequence ATGCCCAATCCGAAACGTAAACACACGCGTTCCCGCCGCGACAGCCGCCGCTCCGCCAACTGGAAGCTCGAGGCCGTGCCTCTGAGCAAGGACAAGGACGGCCGCTGGCACCGCCCGCACACGATCAGCGCCGACGGCTACTACAACGGCGTGCTCGTGCGCCCGCCGAAGACGAAGAAGAAGGGCGCGCAGCCCGAAGGCGGCGAAGAAGGAAAGCAGTAA
- the fabG gene encoding 3-oxoacyl-[acyl-carrier-protein] reductase: MNTTTETAPRPVPTTGIRLKDKVAIITGSAQGIGYTTAELFIAEGAKVVVVDVNAELTAKSAAALAGGDASKTLGVACDVTKFDQCEAVVKAAVEKFGKIDILVNNAGITKDNLLMRMSESDWDVVMNVNLKGAFNFIKACIRPMMKAHYGRIVNIASVIGQEGNAGQANYSASKGGLISMTKSVAREFASRSITANAVAPGFIKTRMTEVIPEEMKAKLIEKILLGRMGEPSDVARAVLFLSSDEASYVTGHVLNVNGGGYM; the protein is encoded by the coding sequence ATGAATACGACCACCGAAACCGCTCCGCGCCCCGTCCCGACGACGGGGATCCGCCTGAAGGACAAGGTCGCGATCATCACCGGCTCCGCGCAAGGCATCGGCTACACCACGGCCGAGCTCTTCATCGCCGAAGGCGCCAAGGTCGTCGTCGTCGACGTCAACGCCGAGCTGACCGCCAAGTCCGCCGCCGCGCTCGCCGGAGGGGACGCGTCCAAGACCCTCGGCGTCGCCTGCGACGTCACCAAGTTCGACCAGTGCGAGGCCGTCGTGAAGGCCGCGGTTGAAAAATTCGGGAAAATTGATATATTGGTCAACAACGCGGGAATCACCAAGGACAACCTGCTGATGCGGATGTCCGAGTCGGACTGGGACGTGGTGATGAACGTGAACTTGAAGGGCGCCTTCAACTTCATCAAGGCCTGCATCCGGCCGATGATGAAGGCCCACTACGGACGCATCGTCAACATCGCGTCCGTGATCGGGCAGGAAGGCAACGCCGGACAGGCCAACTACTCGGCCTCGAAGGGCGGCCTGATCTCGATGACGAAGTCGGTCGCACGGGAGTTCGCCTCCCGCAGCATCACGGCGAACGCGGTCGCTCCGGGATTCATCAAGACGCGGATGACCGAGGTCATCCCCGAGGAGATGAAGGCGAAGCTCATCGAGAAGATCCTTCTCGGACGGATGGGCGAGCCCTCGGACGTCGCTCGCGCGGTCCTGTTCTTGTCGTCGGACGAAGCGTCGTACGTCACCGGCCACGTGCTGAACGTGAACGGCGGCGGATACATGTAA